The Verrucomicrobiia bacterium sequence TCGGCATTGCCACGCCTCCGGGACGCACCAACGAGCTCTTCGTGGTGATCAAGACCGGGCGGATTTACGCCATCACCAATCTGGCTGCGCCGACCCTTACCGACTTCCTCGACATCCGGTCAAAGACCTTCACCGTCGGCGAATGCGGGTTGACCGGGCTCGCGTTTCATCCGAACTACGCGCAAAACCGGAGGTTCTTCGTCTTCTACACGCCGACCAACAGTGCGGCGCAGCGAATGTACAATGCGGTTTCCCGCTTCCAGACGGATCCGGCCAATCCCTGGCGGGCCCTGCCGAACTCCGAGCAGACGCTGTTCGCCCAGCACGACGTGGCCTCCAATCATCAGGGGGGTGACCTGCACTTTGGTCCCGACGGATACTTGTACGTCTCGCTCGGTGATGGGGGCGGCGGATCGGCCGGGGCGACTGCCAATGCCCAGAAGATCAACAATAATTTGTTCGCGGGAATCCTGCGCCTGGATGTGGATGAGCAACCGGGGAGCCTGACCCCGAATTCGCATGCCGCCGTCGTTGGGGGATACCGGATTCCGCCGGACAACCCGTATGTGGGTGCCACAAGCTTCCATGGACAGTCCGTGAATCCATCGTCGGTCCGCACGGAGTTCTGGGCGGTGGGCCTGCGGAATCCGTTTCGAATGTCGTTCGACTCCTACACCGGGGAGCTTTACGTCGGCGACGTCGGCGAGGTGACCCGGGAGGAGATCAACCGGGTGGTGGCCGGCGGGAACTACGGATGGAACCGTGCCGAGGGAACCCTCGTCTACAACGCGCCGCCTTCCGGGACCACCTATCTGCCGCCGCTTTACGAATATGGACGGACCGGTGACGCGAACTTCCAGGGGTTCTGTGTGATTGGCGGTGTGGTGTACCGCGGCACGCGGAATCCGGAACTTTTCGGCAGGTACATTTTCGCGGACTATACCACGCGCCACGTTTGGGCGCTGGATCCCGGGCAGCCGGCCGGGTCGGTGCGGCGTCTGCTGACGGCAGCGGGACAGCCGGTTTCGTTTGGCTTTCATCCGCGGACCGGAGAGGTGCTGGTGGTGGAAAGAAGTGGTTCCACCGGGCGGATTTCAAGACTCCGGCGCACGCCGGCAACGGACGGCCCGGGCCTGCCTCAAACGCTGAGCGCGACCGCAGTCTTTTCCAACCTGGGGACCCTCGCGACCCAGGAAGGGGTGCTTCCCTACGAGGTCAATCTTCCCTTCTGGTCGGATCACGCCATGAAGTACCGGTGGTTTTTCTTCCAGGACCCCGCTGGCGTGATCACGCGGGACGCTTCAGACCGGTGGACGTTCCCGACCGGCACGGTCTGGGTGAAGCACTTTGAGCTGGACCTTGTGCGCGGGAATCCGGCGACTCGACGCCGTCTCGAGACCCGCTTCCTCGTCAAGACGGCGGAAAGCGTTTACGGGCTGACCTACCGATGGCGTCCGGACGGCAGCGACGCGGACCTCGTTCCGGATGGCGGAATGGATGAGACCATCCAGATTCAGGACGGTGGTGTCATTCGCGACCAGGTCTGGCGTTATCCCGGGCGTTCGGAGTGCATGGTCTGCCACCATGGCACCGCGGGAGGCGTGCTGGGTTTCAGCACACGGCAACTCAATCGCAATGTGGTGGTTGCGGGATCAGGGATCAACCAGTTGACGGCGTTCGGAAACCTGGGGGTGATTCAACCGCCACATTCGCAGCCGGCGTCGTTGCCGAGGCTGTCGGCTTCGGATGATCTCACGGTGCCTTTGGAGGACCGCTTCCGGTCGTATCTGGATGTCAATTGCGCATACTGTCATCAACCGGGCGGCATCGGACGGGGCCAGTGGGACGGACGCTTGGCGACGCCGTTCCATCAGGCGGGCATTCTGAATGGCCCGGTTTTTGACGACCTCGGAATCCCCGGTGCCCGTGTCATTATCCCCGACAACCTCGGCGCCTCGATGATCTGGCAGCGAATCAGCCGCCTCGACGACCGGCACATGCCTCCGCTGGCCAGCTCCGAGCTGAATGCGCCAGCCCTGGAACTGGTTCGCTCGTTCATCGAGGGCGGACCACCGGCGCCGATGCGCACCGAATGGACCATCGGCACCTATGAGGGTCCCGGCACTCCCAATTATCCGGTCTCGGCATTTGCGGAGTTCTCGGCGGCGGACAATGCGCGCACGCCGGCTCCCGGTGCCGTGACCCGGGTGCCGGGTGATCCCCAGTACAGCGCGGCCAACAACCCCCGTTCGGATGACGACTACTACTTCGCGGGCACCTATCCCGCGGGATTCAATGGTCTGACCTCGACACTTGTGGTGCCATACGACGAGCCCTTTTCGGCATGGGAGCGCTCGCACGGAAAGACGGATCCGACCAACCGGATTCATCTGGTCCTTTCGCCCTCGCAGACATCAGCCGGGGTCCGTTTCCAGCTGCGCCTTGAGTATTGCAACGGCGGGGTGTCCATCGATGGGGTGCGGCAGCCCGGGTTCGGGGAGCACAGCATGGTGTACCGGTTTCGCAATGGAACCGGCCTGGAAACCGTCCTGCAGAGCCGTGTGCTCAATTCCGTGGGTCCGGTGGTGATCGAGTTCGATGCGGCGGCGGTGGGCGCCACCCCGGGCCCGAACACCATCGAGCTGGTTCGAACCGGCCCGTCGCTGTCCGGGGTGTCGTACTGGGTGGAATACGACCAGGTCCGCCTGAGCGTGGTGCCGTCTGCACCGCCTGCGGTTCGGACGTCCTGGGTGATCGGCACCCGGGAAGGACCCTCGACGCCGGGCTATCCCGGCGCTGCATTCGCGGAGTTTTCAATCCAGAACCAGAGGCTGGATCCGTCCCCCGGATCGGTGACCCGGCTGCCGGGGGATCCGCAGTACGCAGCCGCGTCGAATCCCGGCGCGGACGATCACTTCTATTTCGCCGGCACCTATCCCACGGGATTCAATGCCCTGACGACGCCCCTTCAAGTCCCCAATGACGAGCCTCCGGTGGCGTGGGAGCGTGCCCATTCCGGCGCGGACCGCTTCAACCGGGTCCACTTCATGCTGAGCGAAGCCCACTTGGTGCCCGGAGCCCGGCTGCGGCTTATTTTCGAGATCTGCAGCGGCAAGCGGATGATCGGCACGGTGGACAGCGGGTTTGGCGAGCACGACATGATCGTGAGTTTTCGAAACACGGCCGGGACGGTGACCCAGCTTCTCAGCCGAAAGATCACGGCCACCGGTCCGGTGGAGGTGGAGTTCCCCGTGAGCGCCGTGGCGGCGCAGGCGGGTCCGAACACGATCGAACTGAACCGAACCGGTCCAAACGCCTCGGGCGAATCCTTCTGGATCGTGTACGACTACCTCCGGCTGGACAGCAACGTGGGCGGCGGATACCCCGCACCCTACTGAGGTTCCTGGCCTCCCTGGACAATGATGTTGGTGCCGTCGCCCAGCGTAACTTCCCCGGCCGACGTGGGTGCGTCGCGGATGCTTGTTTGCGCCACTGTCAATGACCGGAGGGGGTCCTTGAGCGGCCCGAGCTCCCGCCGCCGCATCAGTAGCGCTGAGCCCGACACGTGATGCGTAACATTTCCAACGGGTCCAGCGGTGTCCTCCCGGGCCGGCTAAACCTCGGCCTCATTCCAGGCGCGGGCCACCGCTCCGGTTTGGGTGTGGTTCCGGAAGGCGCGACGAGCCCCCATGCCGCGATCCACCCGGGGGCCCTTCCTTGGAGGCCCCTC is a genomic window containing:
- a CDS encoding PQQ-dependent sugar dehydrogenase; the protein is MRRFRNSDPDVGTAPYRQTGPGAAAPLSPVIALADRPRAWLRPMLAVLLASASTWAGVAQHLVSNPPRFPFADQPAAYELVNLMPSLNFTDIIGIATPPGRTNELFVVIKTGRIYAITNLAAPTLTDFLDIRSKTFTVGECGLTGLAFHPNYAQNRRFFVFYTPTNSAAQRMYNAVSRFQTDPANPWRALPNSEQTLFAQHDVASNHQGGDLHFGPDGYLYVSLGDGGGGSAGATANAQKINNNLFAGILRLDVDEQPGSLTPNSHAAVVGGYRIPPDNPYVGATSFHGQSVNPSSVRTEFWAVGLRNPFRMSFDSYTGELYVGDVGEVTREEINRVVAGGNYGWNRAEGTLVYNAPPSGTTYLPPLYEYGRTGDANFQGFCVIGGVVYRGTRNPELFGRYIFADYTTRHVWALDPGQPAGSVRRLLTAAGQPVSFGFHPRTGEVLVVERSGSTGRISRLRRTPATDGPGLPQTLSATAVFSNLGTLATQEGVLPYEVNLPFWSDHAMKYRWFFFQDPAGVITRDASDRWTFPTGTVWVKHFELDLVRGNPATRRRLETRFLVKTAESVYGLTYRWRPDGSDADLVPDGGMDETIQIQDGGVIRDQVWRYPGRSECMVCHHGTAGGVLGFSTRQLNRNVVVAGSGINQLTAFGNLGVIQPPHSQPASLPRLSASDDLTVPLEDRFRSYLDVNCAYCHQPGGIGRGQWDGRLATPFHQAGILNGPVFDDLGIPGARVIIPDNLGASMIWQRISRLDDRHMPPLASSELNAPALELVRSFIEGGPPAPMRTEWTIGTYEGPGTPNYPVSAFAEFSAADNARTPAPGAVTRVPGDPQYSAANNPRSDDDYYFAGTYPAGFNGLTSTLVVPYDEPFSAWERSHGKTDPTNRIHLVLSPSQTSAGVRFQLRLEYCNGGVSIDGVRQPGFGEHSMVYRFRNGTGLETVLQSRVLNSVGPVVIEFDAAAVGATPGPNTIELVRTGPSLSGVSYWVEYDQVRLSVVPSAPPAVRTSWVIGTREGPSTPGYPGAAFAEFSIQNQRLDPSPGSVTRLPGDPQYAAASNPGADDHFYFAGTYPTGFNALTTPLQVPNDEPPVAWERAHSGADRFNRVHFMLSEAHLVPGARLRLIFEICSGKRMIGTVDSGFGEHDMIVSFRNTAGTVTQLLSRKITATGPVEVEFPVSAVAAQAGPNTIELNRTGPNASGESFWIVYDYLRLDSNVGGGYPAPY